The following proteins are co-located in the Bacteroidales bacterium genome:
- the moaC gene encoding cyclic pyranopterin monophosphate synthase MoaC, producing MNELTHTDARGKANMVDVGQKPDQVRQAIAEGFIRMKPATVQLIKDNMMKKGDVLTVAEIAGIQAGKKTSELIPLCHPLAITKIAIETTLGDAGVHVKSTARCTGKTGIEMEALTAVSVALLTIYDMCKAVDQQMVIEHVRLVEKTKV from the coding sequence ATGAATGAATTAACACATACCGATGCCCGGGGCAAAGCCAACATGGTGGATGTGGGCCAGAAACCCGATCAGGTGCGGCAGGCCATCGCCGAAGGTTTCATACGTATGAAACCAGCAACCGTGCAACTGATCAAAGATAATATGATGAAAAAAGGCGATGTGCTTACAGTTGCTGAAATTGCAGGAATACAAGCCGGAAAAAAAACCAGTGAACTCATTCCGTTATGTCATCCTTTGGCGATCACAAAAATTGCCATAGAAACTACATTGGGAGATGCCGGTGTTCATGTTAAGTCCACAGCCCGTTGCACCGGTAAAACCGGGATAGAAATGGAAGCGCTCACTGCCGTCTCTGTCGCACTGCTCACCATCTATGATATGTGCAAGGCAGTGGATCAGCAGATGGTGATTGAGCATGTGAGGCTGGTGGAGAAGACGAAAGTTTAA
- a CDS encoding molybdenum cofactor synthesis protein — protein sequence MEIKVISVNISEEKGTIKKPVDFIEINEKGVVGDAHAGYWNRQISLLATESMEKFGKEANREFIPGEFAENITTTGVALHVTRPLDRFVIGETEMEVTQIGKRCHGDGCAIYREVGNCVMPKEGIFCRTIKNGKIKPGDEIQYLPRVMRIYLLTLSDRASRGEYEDRSGPRTAELVKEFFRQNGYESIIETEIIPDDAVELRQKLVEAGNKKFDVVFTTGGTGIGPRDITPDVTRTLLDKEIPGIMEQIRLKYGQDKPNVLLSRAVAGVMGSTLVFNMPGSVRAIQEYTTEIFKSIKHMIYMLHGLDLH from the coding sequence ATGGAAATTAAAGTAATATCAGTCAATATTTCAGAAGAAAAGGGAACGATTAAGAAGCCGGTTGACTTTATTGAGATCAATGAAAAAGGTGTGGTGGGTGATGCTCATGCCGGTTACTGGAACCGGCAGATCAGTCTGCTGGCAACAGAGAGCATGGAAAAATTCGGGAAGGAAGCCAACCGTGAATTCATACCCGGTGAATTTGCCGAAAACATTACCACAACAGGTGTCGCACTGCATGTTACCCGCCCACTCGACCGTTTTGTTATTGGCGAAACTGAAATGGAAGTCACGCAAATTGGCAAAAGGTGCCATGGTGATGGTTGTGCCATTTATCGTGAAGTTGGTAATTGTGTGATGCCAAAGGAAGGGATTTTTTGCCGCACCATTAAAAACGGCAAAATCAAACCTGGCGATGAAATACAATACCTGCCCAGGGTGATGCGAATTTACCTACTCACACTCAGCGACAGGGCTTCCCGAGGCGAATATGAAGACCGCAGTGGCCCGAGAACTGCTGAGCTGGTGAAAGAATTCTTTCGCCAAAACGGCTATGAAAGCATCATCGAAACTGAGATAATTCCCGATGATGCAGTTGAACTCCGCCAGAAACTGGTTGAAGCGGGCAATAAAAAATTTGATGTAGTTTTCACCACCGGTGGCACTGGTATCGGTCCCCGTGACATTACACCAGATGTGACCCGAACGCTCCTGGACAAAGAAATTCCAGGCATCATGGAGCAAATCAGGTTGAAATACGGACAGGATAAACCCAATGTCCTGTTGAGCCGAGCCGTTGCCGGCGTAATGGGCAGCACATTGGTATTCAATATGCCCGGCAGCG